Proteins encoded together in one Psychrobacter sanguinis window:
- a CDS encoding UDP-N-acetylglucosamine 1-carboxyvinyltransferase — protein sequence MKKNILCVSKTKLEGKVKVSGAKNAALKLLTASVLTSDKVELFDSPNGLLDMQVHIGMIEKMGKTCYQKDGYLCIEESSTISNELLWDERSIRNSLLILGSLTARFSQGKVPLPGGCPLGDRKYDLHIQVLESMGAKVWEEEGYLCAKSNGRLIGCEIHLPIRSTGATENAILCGVLAEGFTKIWNPHIRPEILDLIDMLNKMGANIKVYGQRSIEIEGVKELQGVKHKVIPDNMEAITWAIASAITGGDIEIINFPLEHLEVPLVFLRESGMNFYKGERSLIVKGSTPYPIEISTGPYPGINSDMQPLFAVYGACSQGDSKIVDLRFPGRYAYAEELAKMGMKYSIEGDMLKIHGGNQLQGARVKALDLRAGMALILAGLVSEGETIIEDAWQISRGYENITEKLKALSS from the coding sequence ATGAAAAAAAATATTTTATGTGTTTCAAAAACTAAACTAGAGGGTAAAGTTAAAGTAAGTGGTGCAAAGAATGCTGCCTTAAAATTACTGACTGCCTCAGTTTTAACTAGTGATAAAGTCGAGTTATTTGACTCCCCTAATGGTCTATTAGATATGCAGGTTCATATCGGTATGATAGAGAAAATGGGGAAAACATGCTACCAAAAAGATGGTTATTTATGTATAGAAGAATCTTCAACCATATCTAATGAGTTGTTATGGGACGAACGCTCAATAAGAAACTCATTACTAATACTAGGTTCCCTAACAGCTCGCTTTAGTCAAGGAAAAGTTCCACTTCCTGGTGGCTGTCCTCTAGGGGATAGAAAATATGATTTACATATACAAGTCTTAGAGAGTATGGGAGCAAAAGTATGGGAAGAAGAGGGATATCTTTGCGCAAAATCTAACGGGCGATTGATAGGTTGTGAAATACACTTACCTATTCGCTCAACTGGCGCAACAGAAAATGCGATCTTATGTGGTGTGCTTGCAGAAGGTTTTACTAAAATCTGGAACCCTCACATTCGTCCAGAAATCTTAGACTTAATAGATATGTTAAATAAAATGGGAGCAAATATTAAAGTTTATGGTCAGAGATCTATTGAGATAGAGGGTGTAAAAGAATTACAAGGTGTAAAACACAAAGTAATACCAGATAACATGGAAGCTATTACCTGGGCAATTGCATCTGCAATTACAGGTGGAGATATAGAAATTATTAACTTTCCTCTTGAGCATCTCGAGGTACCATTAGTCTTTCTACGTGAAAGTGGAATGAATTTCTATAAAGGTGAGCGTTCCCTAATTGTAAAGGGCAGTACCCCTTACCCTATAGAGATTAGTACAGGCCCGTATCCAGGAATAAATTCTGATATGCAACCACTTTTTGCAGTTTATGGAGCATGCTCACAAGGCGACTCTAAAATTGTAGATTTACGCTTTCCAGGAAGATATGCTTATGCTGAGGAATTAGCTAAAATGGGAATGAAGTACTCTATTGAAGGGGATATGCTAAAGATACATGGTGGTAATCAACTACAAGGTGCCAGAGTTAAGGCATTAGACCTAAGAGCAGGAATGGCTCTTATATTAGCAGGATTAGTTTCTGAAGGAGAAACTATAATTGAAGATGCTTGGCAGATTTCTCGAGGCTATGAAAACATAACTGAAAAACTTAAAGCCTTATCAAGTTAA
- the murB gene encoding UDP-N-acetylmuramate dehydrogenase: MRYGLKVIEKMDLTELNSYRIKSICKKAYFPDSEKELIALLKDNSSKPLNIIGNGNNIILSKEYYETPFIILNKCFDKIVFENGLLIAEAGATLLKLSEIALHYGLTGLEEFYDIPSSVGGAIVMNAGNKDKEIKDVITKIRFLDLNTLEVSEITSEQANFSYRNSFFQEENNHIILKAWFKLSPGDPSEIQHKMLQGKKLRWAKQPREYPNSGSVFKRPEGRFVGPMLDELNLKGLSIGGAQVSTKHSGFIVNKGCATGQDILSLISEIQRRVKMHFGIELVVEQRIIS, encoded by the coding sequence ATGAGGTATGGTTTGAAAGTTATAGAGAAGATGGACTTAACTGAACTAAATTCCTATCGGATAAAGAGCATCTGTAAAAAGGCCTATTTCCCTGATAGTGAAAAAGAACTAATCGCCCTACTTAAAGATAACTCATCTAAACCCTTAAATATTATTGGTAATGGTAATAATATTATTTTGTCTAAGGAATATTATGAAACCCCTTTCATAATTTTAAACAAATGTTTTGATAAAATAGTATTCGAAAATGGTTTATTGATAGCAGAAGCAGGGGCTACTTTATTGAAGTTGAGCGAAATAGCTCTACACTATGGTTTAACAGGTTTAGAGGAGTTTTATGATATCCCAAGCTCTGTTGGCGGGGCTATCGTAATGAATGCAGGCAATAAAGATAAAGAAATTAAAGATGTAATAACTAAAATCCGATTTTTAGATTTGAATACTCTAGAGGTAAGTGAAATTACAAGTGAACAAGCAAATTTTTCTTATCGAAATAGCTTTTTTCAAGAAGAAAATAACCATATTATATTAAAAGCATGGTTTAAGCTTAGTCCTGGTGATCCTAGTGAAATACAGCATAAAATGTTGCAAGGAAAAAAACTTAGATGGGCCAAGCAGCCTCGAGAATATCCTAACTCTGGCAGTGTTTTTAAAAGACCCGAAGGTAGATTCGTAGGGCCAATGCTTGATGAATTAAATCTTAAGGGATTATCCATAGGAGGAGCTCAGGTATCAACTAAGCACAGTGGATTCATTGTTAATAAAGGTTGTGCAACAGGGCAAGATATTCTTTCTCTAATTAGTGAAATTCAAAGAAGGGTAAAAATGCATTTTGGTATTGAATTGGTAGTTGAGCAAAGGATAATTTCGTAA